From the genome of Nitrospirota bacterium:
TTTGAGTTCTGACGGCTTTAACTTCTCCGAAAACCATCTGATTTTCGTTAGGGGATAGTCGGGATATTTTTTGTATTTTCGTCCGGTCTTCATAACGGTAGGGAAGATTAAAAAGAACATCTTCGACCGTAACCAGCCCCAGCTTCTTTAACAGGACGGCTTTATAGGGGCCGATGCCTTTGACGAATTGAACAGGGGTTTCCCACCGTAGTGTGGAATTCATTTTGCCTTTGCATTAATTAATGCCATATGGTATTCTTACGAACTTTTAGTTACCTAACTTAAATTTTTATCTGGGAATTCCAGATTGTAAAAGAAAAAGCCTGGCTTCGCTGCGGATGCGCTCGCGAGCAAGCTTAGTGGGAGGCAAAAATGGCAAGTCATTGTGAACTCTGCAATAAAACCAAAGCGGTCGGCAACAATGTCAGTCACGCAAGCAACAAAACCAAGAGAACCTTTCGCCCGAATTTACAGAGGGTTCGTGCCATCGTGAATGGCACGCCAAAAAGAATCCGGGTCTGTACCGTATGTATCAAGTCGGGCAAAGTCCAAAAAGCCGTCTAGACTGATGAAAAAACTCATCTGCGGCGTTCTCGCCTTTCGGTCTCCTCGACGTACTAACTCTGTACGTCTGTGTCGCCCCTCAAGGCTGCGGCCTTGCAGCTGATGTTTTTTGATCAGTCTCCTTCATGCTGAAAAGTTGTTCAAAAAGCTCCATAGGCTTCGTTCTCGGTTCCTCGGAGTCCTCATGTCCTCACTTTGTACACTCCGGTCTCCCTCAGCCCCTGCGGCCTCGCCTCTGGAGCTTTTTGAACAGCCTGAACAGGCATACCGTTTATCTAAAATTGACTTCTTCAACCCTTCTGGCTCAAAGCTCTCTATTTATGGTAGATGACGCTCTCTTCATGGACGGCTCGGATCATTTCTTTGGCGTTCTCAAAAGGGGTATCCGGCAAAATCCCATGCCCTAAATTGAAAATATGGCCTGATCCCTTCCCATATTTCTCCAGGATACCTTTTACCCGGGTCCGAATGGTTTTCGCGTCTGCATACAAAACGCAGGGATCGAGGTTTCCCTGAAGAGCCACCCGCTCTCCAATCTTTTCTCTGACTTTCCGAATATCCGACCGCCAATCCAAACTAATCACATCTGCCCCTGTGGCCACCATATCGTCGAGCAGAAGTCCCCCGCCGTTTATGTAAAGGATCGCCGGCACACCTGTCTTTCTGATCTGGTCAATAACCTGCCGGGTATAGGGAAAAGAAAATGTTTCATATTCATCGCCTGCCAAAGCGCCGGCCCAGGTATCAAAGATCTGGATGGCCTCCGCGCCGGATTCAACCTGTGCATTGACATACGCAATAACGGTTTTGGTAACTTTTTCAAGAAGCTGATGGAGAAGCGCGGGAGACCGGTACATCCATTTTTTAATGGAATTAAAGTTACGCGAGGTCTCTCCTTCTATCATGTAGGTCGCCAGCGTGTAAGGGGCTCCCGAAAAACCAATTAAGGGTATTCTCTGGCTGAGTTCTTTGCGAAGCATGCGAATCGCTTCAAAAACAAAAGCGGTTTTTTCCTCAACAGCAGGAACCCATAGCCCTTTGATATCGTCCTCTCCCCGGATCGGTTTTGGAAAAAGAGGCCCCTTATGTTCGGTAAATACCACTTCCATTCCCATGGCTTCAACCGGGATCAGGATATCAGAAAAAAGAATGGCGGCATCCACTTCCAGCAGATCAACCGGCAAAAGAGTCGCTTGCGTCGCCAGTTCAGGGGTCTTGCACAAAGTTAGAAAGTCCACCTTTGCCCGGATCGCCTGATACTCCTTCATATATCTTCCGGCCTGGCGCATGATCCAAACCGGCGTATAGGAAACAGGTTCTTTTCGACAGGCTTTTAAAAAAGTTTCATTTTTCACC
Proteins encoded in this window:
- a CDS encoding 50S ribosomal protein L28 gives rise to the protein MASHCELCNKTKAVGNNVSHASNKTKRTFRPNLQRVRAIVNGTPKRIRVCTVCIKSGKVQKAV
- a CDS encoding uroporphyrinogen decarboxylase; the protein is MNKPVKNETFLKACRKEPVSYTPVWIMRQAGRYMKEYQAIRAKVDFLTLCKTPELATQATLLPVDLLEVDAAILFSDILIPVEAMGMEVVFTEHKGPLFPKPIRGEDDIKGLWVPAVEEKTAFVFEAIRMLRKELSQRIPLIGFSGAPYTLATYMIEGETSRNFNSIKKWMYRSPALLHQLLEKVTKTVIAYVNAQVESGAEAIQIFDTWAGALAGDEYETFSFPYTRQVIDQIRKTGVPAILYINGGGLLLDDMVATGADVISLDWRSDIRKVREKIGERVALQGNLDPCVLYADAKTIRTRVKGILEKYGKGSGHIFNLGHGILPDTPFENAKEMIRAVHEESVIYHK